One window of the Candidatus Eisenbacteria bacterium genome contains the following:
- the glgC gene encoding glucose-1-phosphate adenylyltransferase, which yields MLTNVVAMILAGGEGKRLHPLTRDRAKPAVPFGGRYRLIDFVLSNFVNSGVNKISVLTQYKAGSLMQHLARGWQLAPQLGHYVAPVPATMNLGPRWFQGSADAVFQNLDVIENEAPPYVCVFGADHIYKMDVRQMIRFHADAGADATVAVIRVPAEDMSQFGIVECDAHMRVTGFLEKPPVPPGASGTRLASMGLYVFSTAVLVRALTEDADRQGSKHDFGRDILPPLAEAGRLVAYDFSTNTVPAATEVERGYWRDVGTIDAYWQASADLISVTPTFNLYNPAWPIYSAFLPAPPAKFVFADKETNRVGIATDSMVSEGCIISGGRVDRSILGLRVRVNSFSDVAESILFDDVDVGRHARLRRTIVDKGVKIPSGMEIGYDLDADRKRFTVSEGGVVVIPKGMQLG from the coding sequence TCCTCGCCGGCGGCGAGGGGAAGCGCCTCCACCCTCTGACGCGCGATCGCGCCAAGCCCGCTGTGCCGTTCGGTGGCCGCTACCGGCTGATCGACTTCGTCCTCTCGAACTTCGTCAACTCCGGCGTGAACAAGATCAGCGTGCTCACGCAGTACAAGGCGGGATCGCTCATGCAGCATCTGGCGCGCGGCTGGCAGCTCGCGCCCCAGCTCGGCCACTACGTGGCGCCCGTCCCCGCCACCATGAACCTCGGACCGCGCTGGTTCCAGGGCAGCGCCGACGCCGTCTTCCAGAACCTCGACGTGATCGAGAACGAGGCGCCCCCCTACGTCTGCGTCTTCGGGGCCGATCACATCTACAAGATGGACGTGCGGCAGATGATCCGCTTCCACGCCGACGCGGGCGCGGACGCCACGGTGGCCGTCATTCGGGTGCCGGCGGAGGACATGAGCCAGTTCGGGATCGTCGAATGCGACGCGCACATGCGCGTGACCGGCTTCCTCGAGAAACCGCCCGTGCCGCCGGGCGCGTCCGGCACGCGCCTGGCGTCGATGGGGCTCTACGTCTTCTCGACCGCCGTGCTCGTCCGCGCGCTGACCGAGGACGCCGACCGCCAGGGATCGAAGCACGACTTCGGGCGCGACATCCTGCCGCCGCTCGCCGAGGCCGGGCGTCTCGTCGCGTACGACTTCTCGACCAACACGGTGCCGGCCGCGACCGAGGTCGAGCGCGGCTACTGGCGCGACGTCGGCACGATCGACGCCTACTGGCAGGCCTCCGCCGATCTCATCTCGGTCACGCCCACCTTCAACCTCTACAACCCGGCCTGGCCGATCTACTCGGCCTTCCTTCCGGCCCCGCCGGCAAAGTTCGTGTTCGCCGACAAGGAGACGAACCGCGTCGGCATCGCCACCGACTCGATGGTGTCCGAGGGCTGCATCATCAGCGGCGGCCGGGTCGACCGCTCGATCCTCGGCCTGCGCGTGCGCGTGAACAGCTTCTCCGACGTCGCCGAGTCGATCCTCTTCGACGACGTCGACGTCGGCCGCCACGCGCGCCTGCGCCGCACGATCGTCGACAAGGGGGTGAAGATCCCCTCGGGAATGGAGATCGGCTACGACCTCGACGCGGATCGGAAGCGCTTCACCGTCAGCGAGGGCGGCGTGGTGGTGATCCCGAAGGGGATGCAGCTCGGCTGA
- a CDS encoding SUMF1/EgtB/PvdO family nonheme iron enzyme has translation MRTIVSFALVAAVIATNGAPAPAAVLCKKRSGVVVGREACRKKETALDVAQLGAKGPAGAAGRGGWERPCPPDSVRVGTTCVDTYEASVWSIPANAALVGAVRAGTANAADLTAGGAGQIGSGDCGTAFPDTFPATGNWTSPLYAASIPGVLPAVCVTWFQAVQACALAGKRLATNEEWQRAATGTPGGPPCVVGGVAAGPTGTPGCVSQWGSFDMVGNVFEWVADWGDLATNCMSWSVDFGEDYSCIGGSGPTTHRPGAFLRGSSFDGNPPSVGIFAITSSLDPTTASNEVGFRCAR, from the coding sequence ATGCGTACCATCGTCAGCTTCGCACTCGTGGCCGCGGTGATCGCGACGAACGGCGCACCGGCGCCAGCGGCCGTGCTCTGCAAGAAACGATCGGGCGTCGTCGTGGGGCGTGAGGCGTGCAGGAAGAAGGAGACGGCGCTCGACGTCGCGCAGCTCGGGGCCAAGGGCCCGGCCGGCGCTGCGGGGCGCGGCGGATGGGAGCGACCGTGCCCACCGGACTCCGTCCGGGTGGGCACCACGTGCGTCGACACCTACGAGGCGAGCGTGTGGAGCATTCCCGCGAACGCCGCGCTCGTGGGCGCGGTGCGAGCGGGAACCGCGAACGCCGCCGATCTCACCGCGGGCGGAGCGGGCCAGATCGGGAGCGGGGACTGCGGCACGGCCTTCCCCGACACCTTTCCGGCCACGGGCAACTGGACCTCACCTCTCTACGCGGCGTCGATACCGGGTGTGCTGCCGGCCGTGTGCGTCACCTGGTTCCAGGCGGTGCAGGCCTGCGCGCTCGCGGGCAAGCGCCTCGCGACCAACGAGGAATGGCAGCGTGCCGCCACGGGGACGCCCGGCGGTCCGCCGTGCGTCGTCGGCGGCGTCGCCGCGGGTCCCACCGGCACGCCGGGTTGCGTGTCCCAGTGGGGCTCCTTCGACATGGTGGGCAACGTCTTCGAATGGGTGGCGGACTGGGGCGACCTGGCGACGAACTGCATGAGCTGGTCCGTCGACTTCGGAGAAGACTACTCCTGCATCGGTGGAAGCGGGCCGACCACCCACCGGCCCGGCGCGTTCCTGCGCGGGAGCAGCTTCGACGGCAACCCGCCGAGCGTCGGAATATTCGCGATCACCAGCAGCCTCGACCCGACGACGGCCTCCAACGAGGTCGGGTTTCGCTGCGCGCGCTAG
- a CDS encoding SUMF1/EgtB/PvdO family nonheme iron enzyme — MAGVSPSASGEVLCTKRNGVVVARETCKKKEAPLDLAQFGAVGPPGPSGPDGPFAWERTCPPDSVLVGTVCVDKYEASVWTIPAVATDLVEAVRAGTASAANLVAAGATQVSLSTSCAPAPSTGFPSTGNWTEPLYAASVPGVVPTGCLSWFQAVQACALAGKRLATNEEWQRAAAGTPNVAPCVFTGTEPTVTGTPGCVSSWGAFDMAGNVYEWVTAWGDLATDCTNWPPTYGSDYLCIGGDGSSHLPGALSRGGSFGFGSDGGIFAAVAGFAPTLSSNVVGFRCVR; from the coding sequence ATGGCAGGGGTCTCCCCGTCCGCGTCCGGCGAGGTTCTGTGCACGAAGCGCAACGGCGTGGTCGTCGCGCGTGAGACGTGCAAGAAGAAGGAGGCGCCGCTCGACCTCGCGCAATTCGGTGCCGTGGGACCACCCGGCCCGAGCGGTCCGGACGGTCCGTTCGCCTGGGAGCGCACCTGCCCGCCCGACTCCGTTCTCGTGGGCACGGTGTGCGTCGACAAGTACGAGGCGAGCGTGTGGACCATTCCGGCCGTCGCCACCGACCTGGTCGAAGCGGTACGGGCGGGCACGGCGAGCGCGGCGAACCTCGTCGCTGCCGGTGCGACCCAGGTGAGTCTCAGCACGTCCTGCGCGCCGGCGCCCTCGACCGGCTTTCCTTCGACCGGCAACTGGACGGAGCCGCTCTACGCCGCGTCGGTGCCGGGCGTCGTACCGACGGGATGCCTCAGCTGGTTCCAAGCGGTGCAGGCGTGCGCGCTCGCGGGCAAGCGGCTCGCGACGAACGAAGAATGGCAGCGGGCGGCCGCGGGGACGCCGAACGTCGCGCCGTGTGTCTTCACGGGCACCGAGCCCACCGTCACCGGGACCCCGGGGTGCGTGTCCTCGTGGGGAGCGTTCGACATGGCGGGCAACGTCTACGAGTGGGTGACGGCTTGGGGCGACCTGGCGACGGACTGCACGAACTGGCCCCCGACGTACGGAAGCGACTACCTCTGCATCGGCGGGGACGGATCGAGCCACCTGCCCGGCGCGCTGAGTCGCGGCGGGAGCTTCGGATTCGGATCCGACGGCGGCATCTTCGCTGCCGTGGCCGGCTTCGCGCCGACGCTCTCGTCCAACGTCGTCGGGTTTCGCTGCGTGCGCTGA
- a CDS encoding TIGR03619 family F420-dependent LLM class oxidoreductase → MEFAIGLGSGQSPSDKTGVAAMIDAAQAAEAVGFDALMAPDHYVYEALGTLQTETPAYELFFVLATLAQHTRRVKLVSHVACMLFRHPAMHARLFAQIDEASGGRIVAGVGAGWTRAEFEMMGLPFPEISERLRMMDEAVTIMRGLWRAERFTFAGEHYQVADAVCLPKPVQPGGPPIMLGGSGNGILRRAGAWADVVHMVPVLGPAGTTTIDEIRKFSDAALPEKLARVRAAEKAAGRPAGSVRFASTVFTYMPTTSREHTQQMANGISGVFGLSPDETRRHPVALIGTPEEMAAELRRREQTHGLALLCVNFGSLDQARHFGERVIPLVRRGG, encoded by the coding sequence ATGGAGTTCGCGATCGGGCTCGGGAGCGGCCAGTCCCCGAGCGACAAGACCGGCGTCGCCGCGATGATCGACGCCGCGCAGGCGGCCGAGGCGGTCGGCTTCGACGCGCTCATGGCGCCGGACCACTACGTCTACGAGGCGCTGGGGACGCTCCAGACGGAGACGCCCGCCTACGAGCTGTTCTTCGTGCTGGCGACGCTTGCGCAGCACACGCGTCGCGTGAAGCTCGTGAGCCACGTCGCCTGCATGCTCTTCCGCCATCCGGCCATGCACGCGCGCCTGTTCGCGCAGATCGACGAGGCGAGCGGCGGGCGCATCGTCGCCGGCGTCGGCGCGGGATGGACCCGCGCCGAGTTCGAGATGATGGGCCTCCCCTTCCCCGAGATCTCCGAGCGCCTGCGCATGATGGACGAGGCGGTGACGATCATGCGGGGCCTGTGGCGCGCGGAGCGCTTCACGTTCGCAGGCGAGCACTACCAGGTCGCGGACGCGGTCTGCCTGCCGAAGCCCGTGCAGCCGGGCGGGCCCCCGATCATGCTCGGCGGGAGCGGCAACGGCATCCTGCGGCGCGCCGGCGCGTGGGCCGACGTCGTCCACATGGTACCGGTGCTGGGGCCCGCCGGGACGACGACCATCGACGAGATCCGGAAATTCTCGGATGCTGCGCTGCCCGAGAAGCTCGCGCGCGTACGCGCCGCCGAGAAGGCCGCCGGCCGACCGGCCGGCAGCGTGCGCTTCGCGTCGACCGTCTTCACGTACATGCCCACGACGTCGCGCGAGCACACCCAGCAAATGGCCAACGGCATCTCGGGCGTGTTCGGCCTCTCGCCCGACGAGACCCGCAGGCATCCGGTCGCCCTCATCGGGACGCCGGAAGAGATGGCGGCGGAGCTCCGCCGCCGCGAGCAGACGCACGGGCTCGCGCTCCTGTGCGTCAACTTCGGCTCGCTCGACCAGGCGCGTCACTTCGGCGAGCGGGTGATCCCGCTCGTCCGCCGGGGAGGATGA